From Vitis vinifera cultivar Pinot Noir 40024 chromosome 14, ASM3070453v1, a single genomic window includes:
- the LOC104881473 gene encoding probable disease resistance protein At4g27220 isoform X3: protein MEEIVVTIAAKVAEYLVAPIGRSFGYLFNYRSNIDDLRQQVEKLGDARARLERSVDEAIRNGDEIEADVDKWLLRVSGFMEEAGIFFEVEKKANQSCFNGSCPNLKSQYQLSREAKKRARVVAEIQGDGKFERVSYRAPLPGIGSAPFKGHEALESRMTTLDEIMEALRDAHVNIIGVWGMAGVGKTTLMKQVAKQAEEEKLFDKVVMAYISSTPELKKIQGELADMLGLKFEEESEMGRAARLCERLKKVKKILIILDDIWTELDLEKVGIPFGDDHKGCKMVLTSRNKHILSNEMGTQKDFPVEHLQEEEALILFKKMAGDSIEEPDLQSIAIDVAKECAGLPIAIVTVAKALKNKGLSIWEDALRQLKRSIPTNIKGMDAMVYSTLELSYKHLEGDEVKSLFLLCGLMSNKIYIDDLLKYGMGLRLFQGTNTLEEAKNRIDTLVDSLKASKLLLDTGHNSFVRMHDVVRDVAIAIVSKVHRVFSLREDELVEWPKMDELQTCTKMSLAYNDICELPIELVMSGAGIKIVQPQKH, encoded by the coding sequence ATGGAGGAAATTGTTGTTACGATTGCAGCAAAAGTTGCAGAGTACCTGGTCGCTCCAATTGGACGTTCATTTGGCTATCTGTTTAACTACCGCAGCAACATTGATGATCTCAGGCAACAAGTTGAGAAGCTGGGGGATGCCAGGGCTAGGTTGGAGCGATCTGTAGATGAAGCTATTAGGAATGGGGATGAAATTGAAGCTGATGTTGACAAGTGGCTTTTACGTGTTAGTGGGTTCATGGAAGAGGCTGGCATATTTTTTGAGGTTGAGAAGAAAGCAAACCAGAGCTGTTTCAATGGGTCCTGTCCAAATTTGAAGTCACAATACCAGCTAAGCAGGGAAGCGAAGAAGAGGGCAAGGGTTGTTGCTGAAATTCAAGGAGATGGAAAATTTGAGAGGGTATCATATCGTGCTCCTCTGCCAGGGATAGGATCTGCGCCTTTCAAAGGTCATGAAGCTTTAGAATCAAGAATGACTACTTTGGATGAAATTATGGAGGCCTTGAGGGATGCTCATGTCAATATCATTGGGGTATGGGGAATGGCTGGTGTGGGGAAGACCACACTGATGAAACAAGTAGCTAAACAAGCTGAAGAAGAGAAGTTATTTGACAAGGTGGTTATGGCTTATATATCTTCCACTCCtgagttgaaaaaaattcaagGTGAACTTGCAGACATGCTTGGTTTGAAATTTGAGGAGGAGAGTGAAATGGGAAGAGCGGCTCGACTATGTGAGAGGTTGAAGAAAGTGAAGAAGATCCTCATcattttggatgatatttggaCTGAACTCGATCTGGAGAAAGTGGGAATTCCTTTTGGAGATGATCATAAGGGATGTAAAATGGTGCTCACCTCTAGAAATAAACATATATTGTCCAATGAGATGGGTACTCAAAAGGATTTCCCTGTTGAACATttacaagaagaagaagcattgattttatttaagaaGATGGCAGGTGATTCCATTGAGGAGCCAGATTTGCAATCCATAGCAATTGATGTAGCAAAAGAATGTGCAGGTTTGCCAATTGCAATCGTAACAGTGGCAAAGGCATTAAAAAACAAGGGTTTGTCTATATGGGAGGATGCCTTGCGACAACTAAAGAGGTCTATTCCAACAAACATTAAAGGAATGGATGCAATGGTATACTCAACTCTGGAGTTGAGTTACAAACACTTGGAGGGTGATGAAGTTAAGTCCTTGTTCTTACTTTGTGGTTTAATGTCTAATAAGATTTATATTGATGATTTATTGAAATATGGTATGGGTCTGCGATTGTTTCAAGGAACTAATACATTGGAAGAGGCAAAAAACAGAATTGATACATTGGTCGATAGCCTCAAAGCTTCAAAGCTGTTACTAGACACTGGCCACAATTCATTTGTTAGAATGCATGATGTTGTTCGTGATGTTGCCATAGCAATTGTATCCAAGGTCCATCGTGTATTTTCTCTGCGAGAAGATGAATTGGTAGAGTGGCCAAAGATGGATGAACTCCAAACCTGCACCAAGATGTCTCTGGCTTACAATGATATTTGTGAACTTCCTATAGAATTG
- the LOC100246093 gene encoding uncharacterized protein LOC100246093 codes for MVEIVVSVAAKVSEYLVGPVVRQLGYLFNYRTNIEDLSQKVEKLRGARARLQHSVDEAIRNGHKIEDDVCKWMTRADGFIQKDCKFLEDEEARKSCFNGLCPNLKSRYQLSREARKKAGVAVEIHEAGQFERASYRAPLQEIRSAPSEALESRMLTLNEVMKALRDAKINKIGVWGLGGVGKTTLVKQVAEQAAQEKLFDKVVTAAVLETPDLKKIQGELADLLGMKFEEESEQGRAARLYQRMNEEKTILIILDDIWAKLDLEKIGIPSPDHHKGCKLVLTSRNEHILSNEMDTQKDFRVQPLQEDETWILFKNTAGSIENPELQPIAVDVAKECAGLPLAVVTVATALKGEKSVSIWEDARLQLKSQTSTNVTGLTTNVYSSLKLSYEHLKGVEVKSFFLLCGLISQNDIHIWDLLKYGVGLRLFQGTNTLEEAKNRIDTLVGNLKSSNLLLETGHNAVVRMHDLVRSTARKIASDQHHVFTLQNTTVRVEGWPRIDELQKVTWVSLHDCDIHELPEGLVCPKLELFGCYDVNTNSAVQIPNKFFEEMKQLKVLDLSRMQLPSLPLSLHCLTNLRTLCLDGCKVGDIVIIAKLKKLEILSLKDSDMEQLPREIAQLTHLRLLDLSGSSKLKVIPSDVISSLSQLENLCMANSFTQWEGEAKSNACLAELKHLSHLTSLDIQIRDAKLLPKDIVFDNLVRYRIFVGDVWRWRENFETNKTLKLNKFDTSLHLVHGIIKLLKRTEDLHLRELCGGTNVLSKLDGEGFLKLKHLNVESSPEIQYIVNSMDLTPSHGAFPVMETLSLNQLINLQEVCRGQFPAGSFGYLRKVEVKDCNGLKCLFSLSVARGLSRLEEIKVTRCESMVEMVSQGRKEIKEAAVNVPLFPELRSLTLEDLPKLSNFCFEENPVLSKPPSTIVGPSTPPLNQPEIRDGQLLLSLGGNLRSLELKNCMSLLKLFPPSLLQNLEELRVENCGQLEHVFDLEELNVDDGHVELLPKLKELMLSGLPKLRHICNCDSSRNHFPSSMASAPVGNIIFPKLSDITLESLPNLTSFVSPGYHSLQRLHHADLDTPFPVLFDEKVAFPSLDFLYIEGLDNVKKIWPNQIPQDSFSKLEVVRVFLCGELLNIFPSCMLKRLQSLVVENCSSLEAVFDVEGTNVNVDLEELNVDDGHVELPKLFHISLESLPNLTSFVSPGYHSLQRLHHADLDTPFPVLFDERVAFPSLNFLTISGLDNVKKIWPNQIPQDSFSKLEKVTISSCGQLLNIFPSSLLKRLQSLERLFVDDCSSLEAVFDVEGTNVNVDLEELNVDDGHVELLPKLKELMLIDLPKLRHICNCGSSRNHFPSSMASAPVGNIIFPKLSDIFLNSLPNLTSFVSPGYHSLQRLHHADLDTPFPVVFDERVAFPSLDCLYIEGLDNVKKIWPNQIPQDSFSKLEVVKVASCGELLNIFPSCMLKRLQSLERLSVHVCSSLEAVFDVEGTNVNVDCSSLGNTNVVPKITLLALRNLPQLRSFYPGAHTSQWPLLKYLTVEMCPKLDVLAFQQRHYEGNLDVAFPNLEELELGLNRDTEIWPEQFPMDSFPRLRVLDVYDYRDILVVIPSFMLQRLHNLEVLKVGRCSSVEEVFQLEGLDEENQAKRLGQLREIKLDDLPGLTHLWKENSKPGLDLQSLESLEVLDCKKLINLVPSSVSFQNLATLDVQSCGSLRSLISPSVAKSLVKLKTLKICGSDMMEEVVANEGGEATDEITFYKLQHMELLYLPNLTSFSSGGYIFSFPSLEQMLVKECPKMKMFSPRLERIKVGDDKWPRQDDLNTTIHNSFINAHGNVEAEIVELGAGSAL; via the exons atggtagaaattgTTGTTTCGGTTGCAGCAAAAGTTTCAGAGTACCTGGTTGGTCCAGTTGTACGTCAGCTGGGTTATCTGTTTAACTACCGTACCAACATTGAGGATCTCTCTCAAAAGGTTGAGAAGCTGAGGGGTGCCAGGGCTAGGCTGCAGCACTCTGTGGATGAAGCTATTAGGAATGGACATAAAATCGAGGATGATGTTTGCAAGTGGATGACACGTGCTGATGGGTTCATACAAAAGGATTGCAAATTCCTTGAAGATGAGGAGGCGCGGAAGAGTTGTTTCAATGGGTTGTGTCCTAATTTGAAGTCCCGGTACCAGCTAAGCAGGGAAGCAAGGAAGAAGGCAGGGGTTGCTGTTGAAATCCATGAAGCTGGCCAATTTGAGAGGGCATCATATCGTGCCCCTCTGCAAGAGATAAGATCTGCACCTTCCGAAGCTTTAGAATCAAGAATGTTGACTTTGAATGAAGTCATGAAGGCCTTAAGGGATGCCAAGATCAACAAGATCGGGGTATGGGGGTTGGGCGGTGTCGGGAAGACCACGCTGGTGAAACAAGTGGCTGAACAAGCTGCTCAAGAGAAGTTATTCGACAAGGTGGTCACGGCAGCTGTGTTAGAGACTCcagacttaaaaaaaattcaaggggAACTTGCAGACCTTCTAGGTATGAAATTTGAGGAGGAGAGTGAACAGGGAAGAGCAGCTCGACTATATCAGAGGATGAACGAGGAGAAGACCATCCTCATCATCTTGGATGATATTTGGGCGAAACTTGACTTGGAGAAAATAGGAATTCCTTCTCCAGATCACCACAAAGGATGCAAATTAGTGCTAACTTCTAGAAATGAACACATCTTGTCCAATGAGATGGATACTCAAAAGGATTTTCGAGTTCAACCTTTGCAAGAAGATGAAACATGGATTTTATTTAAGAACACAGCTGGTTCCATTGAAAATCCAGAGTTGCAACCTATAGCTGTTGATGTAGCAAAAGAATGCGCGGGTTTGCCACTTGCAGTAGTAACTGTGGCAACGGCACTGAAAGGCGAGAAGAGTGTGTCCATTTGGGAGGATGCCCGGCTACAACTGAAATCGCAAACCTCGACTAACGTAACAGGACTGACAACAAATGTATACTCAAGTCTGAAGTTGAGCTACGAACACTTGAAGGGAGTTGAAGTGAAGTCATTTTTCTTGCTTTGTGGTTTAATTTCTCAAAACGATATTCATATATGGGACTTGTTGAAATATGGTGTGGGTCTGCGATTATTTCAAGGAACTAATACATTGGAAGAGGCGAAAAATAGAATAGATACATTGGTTGGCAACCTCAAATCCTCAAATTTGTTACTAGAAACTGGCCATAATGCAGTTGTTAGAATGCATGATCTTGTTCGGAGTACTGCCAGAAAAATTGCATCCGATCAACATCATGTGTTTACACTCCAGAATACTACTGTAAGAGTGGAAGGATGGCCAAGGATAGATGAACTCCAGAAGGTCACCTGGGTAAGTCTGCATGACTGTGATATTCATGAACTTCCAGAAGGGCTGGTATGTCCAAAACTTGAACTTTTTGGATGTTATGATGTAAACACCAATTCGGCAGTGCAAAtcccaaacaaattttttgaagAGATGAAGCAACTCAAAGTATTAGATTTATCTCGAATGCAACTTCCATCTCTGCCCTTATCACTTCACTGCCTTACAAATCTTCGAACATTGTGTTTGGATGGATGCAAGGTGGGAGACATTGTTATAATTGCAAAGctaaagaaattagaaattcttAGCCTTAAGGATTCTGATATGGAACAGTTGCCCAGAGAAATAGCACAGTTGACTCATCTAAGGCTGTTAGATTTGAGCGGTTCTTCGAAACTGAAAGTAATTCCATCAGATGTCATATCAAGCTTGTCCCAATTAGAGAATTTGTGTATGGCAAATAGCTTTACTCAATGGGAGGGGGAAGCAAAGAGTAATGCTTGCCTCGCTGAGTTGAAGCATTTGTCTCATTTAACCTCTTTGGACATACAAATACGAGATGCCAAGTTGCTGCCAAAAGACATAGTCTTTGATAACTTGGTGAGATATAGAATATTTGTAGGTGATGTCTGGCGCtggagagaaaattttgaaactaatAAAACATTGAAGCTCAACAAGTTCGATACAAGCCTCCATCTGGTGCATGGTATCATCAAGTTGTTGAAGAGAACCGAAGATCTACACTTGCGTGAATTGTGTGGTGGCACTAATGTTCTTTCCAAATTAGATGGGGagggttttttaaaattaaagcatcTCAATGTCGAAAGCAGTCCAGAGATTCAATATATTGTGAACTCGATGGATCTGACTCCATCACATGGTGCCTTTCCTGTTATGGAGACCTTGTCTCTCAATCAGCTGATTAACTTGCAAGAAGTATGCCGTGGCCAATTTCCAGCAGGGTCCTTTGGTTACTTGAGAAAAGTGGAAGTAAAAGATTGCAACGGCTTGAAATGTCTCTTCTCGTTGTCTGTGGCTAGAGGCCTGTCCCGACTTGAAGAAATTAAAGTAACTAGATGCGAAAGTATGGTTGAGATGGTTTCccaaggaaggaaagaaataaaagaagcTGCTGTTAATGTGCCTCTGTTCCCTGAATTGAGATCCTTGACATTAGAGGACTTACCCAAGCTCAGTAATTTCTGCTTTGAGGAGAACCCGGTGCTTTCGAAGCCTCCAAGCACAATTGTTGGTCCTAGTACACCACCTCTCAACCAACCG GAGATAAGGGATGGCCAACTTCTGCTTTCCTTGGGCGGCAACCTCCGGTCTCTCGAGTTGAAGAATTGCATGTCACTATTGAAGCTATTCCCACCCAGTTTGTTACAGAATTTGGAAGAACTAAGAGTGGAAAACTGTGGTCAGCTGGAACACGTATTTGATCTTGAAGAGCTAAATGTTGATGATGGGCATGTTGAGCTCCTCCCTAAATTAAAAGAACTGATGTTGTCTGGTCTACCAAAGTTGAGGCATATATGCAACTGTGACAGCTCCAGAAATCATTTCCCTTCTTCCATGGCTTCTGCTCCTGTAGGCAATATCATATTCCCTAAATTAAGCGATATTACACTGGAATCTTTGCCCAACCTCACAAGCTTCGTCTCCCCTGGATATCATTCCCTCCAAAGGCTTCACCATGCAGACCTTGATACCCCCTTCCCGGTGCTCTTTGATGAAAAG GTTGCATTTCCTAGCTTGGATTTCTTATATATCGAGGGACTGgataatgtgaaaaaaatatggcCCAACCAAATTCCTCAAGATTCCTTCTCCAAACTAGAAGTTGTGAGAGTATTCTTATGTGGAGAATTGTTGAATATTTTTCCATCTTGTATGCTGAAAAGGTTACAGAGTCTGGTGGTAGAGAATTGTAGTTCATTAGAAGCGGTTTTTGATGTGGAAGGGACAAATGTGAATGTGGATCTTGAAGAGCTAAATGTTGATGATGGGCATGTTGAGCTCCCTAAATTATTCCATATTTCACTGGAATCTTTGCCCAACCTCACAAGCTTCGTCTCCCCTGGATATCATTCCCTCCAAAGGCTTCACCATGCAGACCTTGATACCCCCTTCCCGGTGCTCTTTGATGAAAGG GTTGCATTTCCTAGCTTGAATTTCTTAACAATCTCGGGACTGgataatgtgaaaaaaatatggcCCAACCAAATTCCTCAAGATTCCTTCTCCAAACTAGAAAAGGTGACCATATCATCATGTGGACAATTGTTGAATATTTTTCCATCTTCTTTGCTGAAAAGGTTACAGAGTCTAGAGAGACTGTTCGTAGATGATTGTAGTTCATTAGAAGCGGTTTTTGATGTGGAAGGGACAAATGTGAATGTGGATCTTGAAGAGCTAAATGTTGATGATGGGCATGTTGAGCTCCTCCCTAAATTAAAAGAACTGATGTTGATTGATCTACCAAAGTTGAGGCATATATGCAACTGTGGCAGCTCCAGAAATCATTTCCCTTCTTCCATGGCTTCTGCTCCTGTAGGCAATATCATATTCCCTAAATTAAGCGATATTTTTCTGAATTCTTTGCCCAACCTCACAAGCTTCGTCTCCCCTGGATATCATTCCCTCCAAAGGCTTCACCATGCAGACCTTGATACCCCCTTCCCGGTGGTCTTTGATGAAAGG GTTGCATTTCCTAGCTTGGATTGCTTATATATCGAGGGACTGgataatgtgaaaaaaatatggcCCAACCAAATTCCTCAAGATTCCTTCTCCAAACTAGAAGTGGTGAAGGTAGCATCATGTGGAGAATTGTTGAATATTTTTCCATCTTGTATGCTGAAAAGGTTACAAAGTCTAGAGAGACTGTCCGTACATGTTTGTAGTTCATTAGAAGCGGTTTTTGATGTGGAAGGGACAAATGTGAATGTGGATTGTAGTTCATTAGGGAATACAAACGTAGTCCCTAAAATAACTTTGCTCGCTCTCCGCAATCTACCTCAACTCAGGAGTTTCTACCCGGGGGCACATACTTCACAATGGCCATTGTTGAAATATCTGACAGTGGAGATGTGTCCTAAACTCGATGTACTTGCATTCCAACAAAGACATTATGAGGGAAATCTTGAT GTTGCATTCCCAAATTTGGAGGAATTAGAATTGGGTCTCAACAGAGATACAGAAATATGGCCAGAGCAATTTCCAATGGATTCCTTTCCCAGACTAAGAGTTCTGGATGTATATGACTATAGAGATATTTTGGTTGTGATTCCTTCCTTTATGCTTCAAAGATTACATAATCTGGAAGTACTTAAGGTAGGAAGATGTAGTTCAGTCGAAGAGGTATTCCAACTTGAAGGACTTGACGAGGAAAATCAAGCCAAGAGGCTTGGACAGTTAAGAGAAATAAAGTTGGATGATCTTCCTGGGCTGACACATTTGTGGAAGGAAAACTCCAAACCAGGCCTTGACTTGCAGAGTCTAGAGAGTCTTGAAGTGTTGGATTgtaaaaaattgatcaatttgGTACCATCCTCAGTATCTTTCCAAAATCTAGCTACTCTAGATGTGCAGTCTTGTGGTAGTCTGAGAAGTTTGATATCACCCTCGGTAGCTAAAAGTCTGGTAAAACTCAAAACACTCAAAATATGTGGATCAGATATGATGGAAGAAGTAGTTGCCAACGAAGGAGGGGAAGCAACAGATGAGATTACTTTCTACAAATTACAACACATGGAGCTTCTGTATTTGCCAAACCTCACAAGCTTCAGTTCAGGTGGTTATATATTCTCATTCCCATCCTTGGAGCAGATGCTGGTGAAAGAATGCCCCAAGATGAAAATGTTCTCTCCAAGGCTAGAAAGAATAAAAGTGGGAGATGATAAGTGGCCTCGGCAGGATGATCTGAATACCACCATCCATAATTCGTTTATAAATGCACATG GCAATGTTGAGGCTGAGATTGTGGAATTGGGAGCTGGTTCAGCATTATGA